From the genome of Flavobacterium ovatum, one region includes:
- a CDS encoding alanine/glycine:cation symporter family protein: MEEIVGWLNDIIWSNALIVLCLGTGLYFSVRTRFLQVRHIKEMIRLLFDGKSTESGVSSFQALAMSLAGRVGTGNIAGVATAIAFGGPGALFWMWMVAFLGASTAFIEATLAQIYKEKHLGEFRGGPAFYIERGLGVKWFAVLFAVVSVVSAGLFLPGVQANSVSEGIKNSFQLDSWMTGLAVVALFATIVFGGVKRIAKFTEYVVPFMAIGYILLALIIIIVDIHQVPELISLIFKSAFNMEAGFGAVFGMAIQWGVKRGIYSNEAGQGTAPHIAAAAAISHPTKQGLVQAFSVYIDTLFVCTATGFMLLITGMYNVQNPNFGSSGASEFLYEGLPNVAVGPAFTQSAMDTVFPGFGGYFVAIALFFFAFTTIIAYYYIAETNVSYLTRKFESPVYYYILKVVMMGVIFYGSVSQASLAWGIGDIGVGLMAWFNIIAIILLQKPALDALRDYEKQQKEGKDPVFDPDDIGVSNAHIWHTINKK; the protein is encoded by the coding sequence TTCGTACTCGGTTTTTGCAAGTACGTCATATTAAGGAAATGATTCGATTGTTATTTGATGGAAAAAGTACTGAGTCTGGAGTATCTTCTTTTCAAGCTTTGGCGATGTCCTTGGCAGGTAGAGTAGGAACTGGAAATATTGCGGGAGTGGCTACCGCCATTGCTTTTGGTGGGCCTGGAGCATTATTCTGGATGTGGATGGTAGCTTTTTTGGGAGCTAGTACTGCATTTATCGAAGCGACTTTAGCACAAATATATAAAGAGAAACATTTGGGTGAATTTCGTGGAGGACCTGCTTTTTATATCGAAAGAGGACTGGGCGTAAAATGGTTTGCTGTTCTTTTTGCTGTAGTTTCAGTGGTTTCAGCAGGTTTGTTTTTACCTGGAGTTCAAGCAAATTCGGTGTCAGAGGGTATTAAGAATTCCTTTCAACTAGATTCTTGGATGACTGGTTTGGCTGTTGTTGCTTTGTTTGCTACCATAGTTTTTGGTGGTGTGAAACGTATTGCCAAGTTTACCGAATACGTAGTGCCATTTATGGCTATTGGCTATATACTTCTGGCGTTAATTATCATCATTGTAGATATTCATCAAGTGCCTGAATTGATTTCTTTGATTTTTAAAAGTGCTTTTAATATGGAAGCTGGTTTTGGAGCTGTTTTTGGTATGGCGATTCAGTGGGGAGTAAAACGAGGAATTTATTCTAACGAAGCAGGGCAGGGTACAGCACCTCATATTGCTGCCGCTGCTGCGATTTCGCATCCAACAAAACAAGGGTTGGTACAAGCTTTTTCAGTTTATATCGATACTTTGTTTGTGTGTACTGCGACTGGATTTATGTTGTTGATTACAGGGATGTACAATGTTCAAAATCCTAATTTTGGCAGTTCGGGAGCTTCGGAATTTTTGTATGAAGGTTTGCCAAATGTTGCCGTAGGTCCCGCTTTTACACAAAGTGCTATGGATACCGTTTTCCCTGGTTTTGGTGGGTATTTTGTGGCAATAGCGCTGTTCTTTTTTGCTTTCACTACCATTATTGCGTATTACTATATAGCCGAAACCAATGTGTCTTATTTAACTAGAAAATTTGAATCTCCTGTTTATTATTATATTCTAAAAGTGGTTATGATGGGCGTGATTTTTTATGGTTCTGTGAGTCAGGCTTCTTTGGCGTGGGGAATTGGTGACATTGGCGTTGGATTAATGGCTTGGTTTAATATTATCGCAATTATCTTACTGCAAAAACCAGCTTTGGATGCCTTAAGAGATTATGAAAAACAACAAAAAGAAGGCAAAGACCCTGTTTTTGACCCTGATGATATTGGAGTCTCAAATGCACATATTTGGCATACGATAAATAAAAAATAG
- a CDS encoding N-acetyltransferase has protein sequence MEHLSTLEIKDNTFARQFETTVEEGLVTVEYSFQERKIFLTKINTPDDFENKAFIYQFLTDIMAIAIERKLKVVPILPEIVVFFKKNPEYKELLPPGIRL, from the coding sequence ATGGAACATTTAAGTACCTTAGAAATTAAAGACAATACTTTTGCTAGACAATTTGAAACAACGGTAGAAGAAGGTTTAGTGACCGTAGAGTATTCGTTTCAAGAACGAAAAATATTTTTAACTAAAATCAATACTCCGGATGATTTTGAAAACAAAGCATTCATCTATCAATTTCTAACCGATATTATGGCAATCGCCATTGAACGAAAATTAAAAGTAGTTCCAATTTTACCCGAAATCGTCGTTTTCTTCAAGAAAAACCCAGAATACAAAGAATTACTACCTCCTGGTATTCGGTTATAA
- a CDS encoding ABC-F family ATP-binding cassette domain-containing protein, whose amino-acid sequence MITINDISVQFGGTTLFSDVSFAINENDKIALMGKNGAGKSTLLKIIAGQSKPSTGNVSAPKEAVVAYLPQHLLTTDGATVMEETSKAFGEILGMKAEIDEINEQLTIRTDYESDAYMKLIERVSDLSEKYYAIEEVNYEAEVEKILTGLGFEREDFKRQTSEFSGGWRMRIELAKILLQKPDLILLDEPTNHMDIESIQWLEEFLINEAKAVVVISHDRAFVDNITNRTIEVTMGRIYDYKAKYSHYLELRKDRRIHQQKAYDEQQRMIADNRTFIDRFKGTFSKTDAVQSRVKMLEKLVIVQVDEVDNSALKLKFPPAARSGQYPVIIKELDKAYGDHVVFKDANIVIERGEKVAFVGKNGEGKSTMIKAIMKELQIDGGTLEIGHNAQIGYFAQNQASLLNENATIFETIDDIAVGDVRTQIKNILGAFMFQGDDITKKVKVLSGGEKTRLAMIKLLLEPVNLLILDEPSNHLDMKTKDIIKDALRDFDGTLILVSHDRDFLDGLATKVFEFKNKRVIEHFEDITGFLANKKMESMSEIEK is encoded by the coding sequence ATGATTACAATTAACGATATTTCGGTACAATTTGGAGGAACAACGCTTTTTAGCGATGTTTCTTTTGCCATAAATGAAAATGATAAGATTGCCCTTATGGGTAAAAATGGTGCTGGAAAATCGACACTATTGAAAATTATTGCGGGTCAAAGCAAACCTTCTACGGGTAATGTTTCTGCTCCAAAAGAGGCTGTAGTAGCTTATTTGCCGCAACATTTATTGACTACCGATGGTGCTACTGTAATGGAAGAAACCTCTAAAGCTTTTGGTGAAATTTTGGGTATGAAAGCCGAAATTGACGAAATCAATGAGCAATTGACGATTCGTACTGATTATGAGAGTGACGCGTATATGAAATTGATCGAAAGAGTTTCGGACTTAAGCGAGAAATATTATGCCATCGAAGAAGTAAATTACGAAGCAGAAGTAGAGAAAATCTTAACCGGTTTAGGTTTCGAAAGAGAAGATTTTAAACGTCAAACTTCTGAGTTTTCTGGAGGATGGAGAATGCGTATCGAATTAGCCAAAATCCTATTGCAAAAACCAGATTTGATTTTGCTAGATGAGCCAACCAACCACATGGATATCGAAAGTATCCAATGGCTTGAAGAATTTTTGATTAATGAGGCGAAAGCAGTTGTAGTGATTTCCCACGATAGAGCCTTTGTTGATAATATTACCAACCGTACCATTGAAGTTACTATGGGGCGTATTTATGATTATAAAGCTAAATATTCTCATTATTTAGAATTGCGTAAAGACCGTCGTATTCACCAACAAAAAGCGTACGACGAGCAACAAAGAATGATTGCTGATAACAGAACTTTTATTGACCGTTTCAAGGGAACTTTCTCAAAAACAGATGCCGTGCAATCTCGTGTGAAAATGCTAGAAAAATTGGTAATTGTACAGGTTGATGAGGTAGATAATTCTGCTTTGAAATTGAAATTCCCACCGGCGGCACGTTCTGGACAATATCCAGTAATTATAAAAGAATTGGATAAAGCGTATGGAGACCATGTTGTTTTCAAAGATGCGAATATTGTAATCGAAAGAGGAGAGAAAGTAGCTTTTGTAGGGAAAAATGGAGAAGGAAAATCGACTATGATTAAAGCAATTATGAAAGAATTGCAAATCGATGGTGGAACTTTAGAAATTGGTCACAATGCTCAAATTGGGTATTTTGCTCAAAATCAAGCTTCTTTATTGAATGAAAACGCGACAATTTTTGAAACTATAGATGATATCGCTGTTGGAGATGTTCGAACTCAAATCAAGAATATTCTAGGTGCTTTTATGTTCCAAGGGGATGATATTACCAAAAAAGTAAAAGTGCTTTCAGGTGGAGAGAAAACGCGTTTGGCAATGATTAAATTGTTGCTGGAACCTGTAAATTTATTGATTCTAGATGAGCCTTCGAATCACTTAGACATGAAGACCAAAGACATTATCAAAGACGCACTACGTGATTTTGATGGAACGCTAATTTTAGTTTCGCACGACAGGGATTTCTTGGACGGACTGGCTACAAAAGTATTCGAATTCAAAAACAAAAGAGTAATCGAACATTTTGAAGATATTACCGGTTTCTTGGCCAACAAGAAAATGGAAAGTATGAGCGAAATCGAAAAATAA
- a CDS encoding alpha/beta hydrolase: protein MSKVPVYFMPGLAASALIFERIALSEEIFEVILLEWEIPLEKESLSDYAFRITQKIKHPNPVLIGVSFGGILVQEMALHIKVRKIIIISSVKSNQEFPSRFKLAKTTKAYKLIPMNLILNLENLARFSFGEKINQRLKLYEKFLSVRDIRYLEWAVEQVILWNRTKPVDGIIHIHGDADDVFPIRNIKDCITLKGATHILILSKYKWLNENLPRLIMKD from the coding sequence ATGAGTAAAGTTCCCGTTTATTTTATGCCCGGTTTAGCGGCAAGTGCTTTGATTTTTGAACGGATTGCACTTTCCGAAGAAATTTTTGAAGTGATACTTTTAGAATGGGAAATTCCATTGGAGAAAGAATCTTTGTCCGATTACGCTTTTCGAATAACTCAAAAAATAAAACATCCTAATCCTGTTTTAATAGGGGTTTCCTTCGGTGGAATCTTAGTGCAAGAAATGGCCTTGCATATTAAGGTTCGAAAAATTATTATTATTTCGAGTGTCAAAAGCAACCAAGAGTTTCCTTCCCGATTTAAGTTGGCCAAAACAACTAAGGCTTACAAACTGATTCCGATGAATTTAATTTTGAATCTCGAAAACTTAGCTCGTTTTTCTTTTGGCGAAAAAATAAATCAACGTTTGAAGTTGTATGAAAAATTTCTTTCTGTTCGAGATATTCGCTATTTGGAATGGGCGGTAGAGCAAGTAATATTATGGAACAGAACCAAACCTGTCGACGGAATTATTCACATTCACGGCGATGCAGACGATGTTTTTCCGATTAGGAACATCAAAGACTGCATTACCCTAAAAGGAGCAACACACATCTTGATTTTAAGTAAGTACAAATGGTTGAATGAGAATTTGCCGAGATTGATAATGAAAGATTAA